From Bosea sp. NBC_00550, the proteins below share one genomic window:
- a CDS encoding GGDEF domain-containing protein: MDLPTLWYLTIGTLLIAFAMTLWERKAHAPRSRELDLWAAAYAAFAVGCVLAMNRAAFPGVVGPALTNVVMMLGYLLVLQGAAALDGKGWRPSHIACLLAAIGAAWLLAGAGWGSIFWNHVSAFPIAAISALTAFTLYRSRTAKGLRSRPIAIAVFVCHSAFYGARTFVVPVIVALYGDGMLPIVAKMTMYEAVLFSVAMPMSFLALVREEERAGLLAASRTDYLTGLNNRHGFFELGAELLRQQGTSAPHSLLAFDLDHFKTINDKYGHDAGDRVLKLFASIARETAGPDAMGVRLGGEEFAILLPNTAGQEARAVGQSVAERFAEMTARADGLGIPATVSVGLAEAGTGDVDLTELLAAADRALYRAKKMGRNRIEIAKPRKIGRAA, translated from the coding sequence ATGGATCTTCCGACCCTCTGGTACCTCACGATCGGAACGCTCCTCATCGCGTTCGCGATGACACTCTGGGAGCGGAAAGCGCATGCCCCGCGGTCGCGGGAACTCGACCTTTGGGCAGCCGCCTATGCCGCATTCGCCGTCGGCTGCGTCCTCGCCATGAATCGCGCGGCGTTTCCGGGCGTCGTCGGCCCTGCCCTGACGAATGTCGTCATGATGCTCGGCTACCTGCTCGTGCTGCAGGGCGCCGCAGCGCTGGATGGCAAGGGCTGGCGCCCGAGTCACATTGCCTGCCTCCTGGCGGCTATCGGCGCTGCCTGGCTTCTCGCCGGAGCCGGCTGGGGAAGCATCTTCTGGAACCATGTCAGCGCGTTTCCCATCGCAGCCATCAGCGCCCTGACCGCATTCACGCTCTATCGCAGCCGGACGGCAAAAGGACTGCGCTCTCGGCCGATCGCGATTGCCGTCTTCGTTTGCCATAGCGCCTTCTACGGCGCCCGCACCTTCGTCGTGCCGGTCATCGTGGCGCTCTACGGCGACGGGATGCTGCCCATCGTGGCCAAGATGACGATGTACGAGGCGGTGCTGTTCTCTGTTGCGATGCCCATGTCGTTTCTCGCGCTCGTGCGGGAGGAGGAGCGGGCCGGGCTTCTGGCGGCGTCCCGCACCGACTACCTGACCGGCCTCAACAACCGCCACGGCTTTTTCGAGCTCGGCGCCGAGTTGCTGCGGCAGCAGGGCACAAGCGCGCCGCATTCGTTGCTCGCCTTCGATCTCGATCATTTCAAGACGATCAATGACAAATATGGCCACGACGCCGGAGATCGCGTCCTGAAGCTCTTCGCCAGCATCGCCCGCGAGACTGCCGGGCCCGATGCCATGGGCGTTCGTCTCGGTGGGGAAGAATTCGCGATCCTGCTGCCGAACACGGCCGGACAGGAAGCCCGCGCGGTCGGACAGAGCGTCGCCGAGCGATTTGCCGAAATGACGGCCCGCGCTGACGGGCTGGGCATCCCCGCGACGGTCAGCGTCGGCCTGGCAGAAGCCGGGACGGGCGACGTCGACCTGACCGAGCTTCTGGCCGCGGCGGACCGCGCCCTTTACCGCGCCAAGAAGATGGGCCGGAATCGCATCGAAATCGCAAAGCCGCGCAAGATCGGCCGAGCGGCCTGA